In Salvia hispanica cultivar TCC Black 2014 unplaced genomic scaffold, UniMelb_Shisp_WGS_1.0 HiC_scaffold_1170, whole genome shotgun sequence, the genomic stretch GATACTCAATTTTGGTGTTCACTTCAAATTTAGtgttgtttgattaaaaaacccaaaaatgggTATGAGTATGGAGTATGGTTGGAACACAtttttacaccaaaaatgggatttggtgtatggttggaggtggtcttttttgttcattttaaaaaaaatcattgagTATATTTTCTACAGTGTATAATTTTGGTAATGGGCGGTGGATgtgaaagcaaataaatggaTCGATATATAGGCATTGAAATTCTATCACATAGGCTTTTAAATCAAGTTTTATTACCCTATAGTTTATATATTGGACGGTGCAAGCATTGCAATTTCGGATATAAAGTCAAACCGCCAAAATTAtgcttattaatttttttaaaattttatattccacTTTGGAGATACAGACATGATAAACcagattatataaatataacatatatacaCCAAATATTATTTGAACATGACCCAAAACCACCCCTACACATATATGTTTAGAACTTTAGAtaccaattttgaaatataaatatttttatatggggTCCATATTCTTTAAATATCAAGTCCCACTAATTGttccaatatttttaaaattgccTAGTGTATGAAAAGatattttcacatttattatgattatagTTGTAGATGGGTCGACTTATCCGAATCTTGATTCTTATTTCTTTGTACATcgtattaatgaaaaattaatgcaTCGTCGGTTTCTACAAAGTTCAATGTTGGGACccttaataaaatgtgaattttcaattgaacGTGTAACTTAATTTGAGATAATAAAGAGATATATGTGAATGATGCTCCAATAGCCACGTTAAGTAATTTATatgttactactactacttttttcttatgAAAGGGAATATGTTGTTATGTATGTTTCTATGTTATCTATATGGAGTATAGatcatattttctatttctcaaaaataattaatcactcCATTTAAAAAACCACTTAAAATTGTCGCGCCGATAAATAAGTTTTAGTGATAAATTATGGATAGTGGAAACAATGAACAAGTATAGTTTATTtgtatctttttttatatatgtgcaTGACATGCACCAAAATGCTCAAATCCCGGCGAGAGACGAGCAGAGAGTTACAAGCcacaaacaaagaaaacaaaacaacagaTCACAATCACTAGGAGCACTCCGCACACCAAGCAAAGACAACGAAGAAAAGAAACAACTCCTAGCCAACCTTACACTAGCACAAACCCCATAACCCACAAACCACctataaaaaaggaaaaggaagaaaaCTAACCCCGAGTggacaaaaagaaaaggaagaaagcTAACCCCAACCTTATTTGTATCTACTCCTTCTAACACCTAACACATATTTTCCGGGCAAGGCCAAATGtttgaaatgatttttaaCTATGTGAACAAATTGTTACAACATATTAGCAGTTTTAGGTTCCATTTGCTTAACCTTATAAGCTTATGATGAAATGCAACTTGAGCTTCGATTTAATTAAGGTAACGAGTATATGATCACATGAAAAGGCTTCTAACGTAGTTTGCGAATCATGATCTTATTGGCTTGAATATTCtcctttgttttcttattaGCATATTGAATTTGTAAAAGATATACTCCATCGTTCCATGTTACATGCACTTTTATTTTAGCTTGTAAATTTGTGAACGGTTTTTTAGTATAGTTAAATTAGcattttaagtgtaatgaaAGAACacttaataagaaaatatttaattatctctaaaatatcaattaaatattttaatttttacttaaaatctAAATAGTTTAATAGTTTAGAATGAGCTGAACTAGAAAAATGCGAGTAACATGAGAcataatgaatatatttttttccctaATATACAATTTATGATCTTACTCATCATCATTTATAGCTTGATCATATGATTTTCGGTATCATTCAGACatagttaattttcttataattcCCAACagtatattagtagtagtgtagtactagtatggagtagtttttaaaCTTCCTGttagagtattatttttactatgaaaaatgaaaatcatgtACTTAATGTACGAAATTTGAATTGGATTTCAAACCaacaaaagtttaaaaaaaaaaaaatactactactactagacATAAAATCAACATCTCAAGGACTTCTGGCATGCTTATATATGTTGCCGATAATTGAATGATTGGAATGTACTAgtaattgtaaaaatattacaattacTAGTAGTTTAACACATACGGAGTATTGCTTATTATGTTGCCGATAATTGAATGATTGGAATGTACtagtaattgataaaatattacaattactactagtttAATACGGAGTATTTTTTCCCCAGAATATTTGCTGTATTATTTAAAGTTTGGAAAAGCCGTTTGTGAAGTAAACAGAAATGAATAAGATATTCTGTTGTGGGGAAGATTTGGTTATTAAAAAAGAGAGTAGATTTGTGCTAGTAAATAGGCCAACAGTAGCTCGACGTGGCAACTTGTATATCAGTTGTGTCTGACACCAATGACCATTTACACCCATCGCGACATTGGCCGACACCACCTGATCACTCGCACCCCTATCCACTCTCCCACACGCCCACACGTGTCATATCCACCCCACCTAgcatactcctatattttttattaactcacaATACTAACTTTCTTTGTCCTTATTAATAGTGCACTTTAAATTGAcacaaatttttcaaaattactagtaataaaaaatggattaaaaaatttagttagATAATaaatcttacttttatatacttaaatattaattttagaaataaatgtgaatgagttagtgggtgggaattttaactaaatatagtactctcttcgttccttgttaatagatgtatttttttgatacggagttttagaatagtgtgttaaatgcatggtggaaaaagtaagagagatgaagagagaataaagtaaaaaaaaaaattattttttgctaaaaataaaaataacttaattaacttggaacttctcaaaatagaaaaatgaatctaTTAACATCCATATTGAGTACTCATTTCGACTCATTAAGTATCAATCCATTTGCTTTTTAGACCAAATATTATGTAGTAGGAGTAAGTAGTATTACTCGTACATCCTCCGTCCCTTAATAAATGGCATACTTGAGGAATAGTAcataattttaagatatgttattttgtttgttaggtagagagagaagatatatttatattaatttgagagatagtttttcataaaaaagaaaatataacatcttttgtgggataaactaaaaatgatagtgtgacatttattatgagacggaagaagtattatattttgtgttaataaaaacataataaattaagtgaaaaaaatagaaataatgttatttttatcttaaaatatattttattttttaattgaataaagagaataaaaaataaatatgataattgaCAAACGGACTAACATAAAACTTACATCGAACATAGATAATTGAGAaacggactaaaataaaactttaatagtaaaatgaattatCTGATGTAAATAATGGTGTGTGAAATGATGTCGAATAACCGACTAGCAACGACCGATTATATGACATGATATGATATGAGACGCGGTCACtgtcacaatatttttatgtatccAAGGGTATAACCGTCATTTGCTCTCGTCACTAAAATATTGAGATTAGAATATTTGCTGGGATATTTGTTTGAGacagatagagagagagagtgtgtggAGTTTTAGTTCAGTGACTCGCATCTCAACACTGAGCTTCTCTACGCTGCGGCAAATGCCGGAAAATTGGGCGGCTGTAAACCTAGAGCAGCTGAAATCGTCGAGAATGCAAGATATGCATGGCATCGGAGAAGAAATCGGCGCCGGAGGGAGGTTTATCGGCGCCGGAGATAGGCGGATGCGGCCGCACAACCACCAGGTCGTCAAGTGCCCTCGCTGCGACTCGCTCAACACCAAATTCTGCTACTACAACAACTACAACCTCTCGCAGCCGCGCCACTTCTGCAAGAGCTGCCGCCGCTACTGGACCAAAGGCGGCGTCCTCCGCAACGTCCCCGTCGGCGGCGGCTCCCGCAAAACCAAGCGCTCCAAGCCTAAAACAAatgcctccgccgccgccgacgaCGCAGAGGAAAAATCCACCGCGCAGAGCTCCAGCAGCGAGAGCTCCAGCCTCaccacctccgccgccgcagTCGCAACCGCAACCGCAACCGCTCCTCCTACGTCCTCCGCCGCGGCGGAACCGATCCACACCACGCCGGATTCCGCCGTGATGTACAATTTCGCCGACGCGAGCTTCTCCAACGTGAATCCGATCGCAAACCCTAGCCTCGATCAGTCGGCGGAACAGATCTTCGCGGCGGAGGTGGAGAGCTTCACGGGGATGATGACGTCACCGGAGGAATTGATGATGGAGCTCGACATCGCGACCGCGACGGCGCCGGCGGAAAAAGCGGAGGGGTTGAAGATGGAGGATATTGGCAATGAGGCGCTGGATTGGGGGAGCAGCGGCGACGGCGGAGATCAAGGGCTGTTTGATCTAACGGCTGGCGTTGATCCGGATTACTGGAGTCAATCCGACTGGACTGACAATGACCAATCCCTAAATTATCTTCCGTAGTAGAGTACTCCTCAGTACTAATCCCCCATCTCATTATTTATCACTAATTACTgttattattatgatataattattattttgtttcactACACTGATATTTCTTAATAtcaaatattgtttttttttcgtaGAAAATTGTAAAGGTCATTTTGGTGCTCCAATTGTAAactatttacaaataaattacgCTGGTTAAATGCAGATTGATTATATAAATGTCTTTTTTTAATcgaattttatactaataccATTAcgtttatattaaaattataaatatcccAACTCCCCTACTTGCATTAATTGCAACCTTATTACCTTGATTGCAAGtaattgattataaatttattaaacagATATCTGGTTGCTAACTGTTTAATAAAAGATCCTTGTGGTTGTACTAGTTTAGGCTCTTGTAAAAAAGTGAGAGTAGTAAAATCTGATACTAATTCACATGGTGTTATATTTGTTCATTTCAAGTTCTTTCTTGTACTTCTATTTTTGggcaaaatatcaatagagctttcatgttaattttcaagtttttgtCAAGGTACAAGCATGTAAGTGCATTCATATTAGTTGATACAATTACGACTATAATTTATCAAtcatttttgtgaaatttcaTCGTAGTTTTTTTAAACacttaaatactagtagtactaataatttaacCTAACAAAACATTAACATGtcaaaaagaattttttttaaagcgAAAACCTCAATCGAAGTTACCCAATCTGATTCAGTAGAGCACAAAGTGAAAATATagtttatgaattaaaaatcgATTTTCATGATTTCAATGTCTACGCCGATCGACGTACGTATGTAATTGTAATTCATCGAATCTTCATTTAAAATATCcaactagtatttttttaaaaatacttaaaCAGGAAGTTATTGTCATTTCGATTTTGGTGGTTCTCTAATATTgtaagtactatatttttgtcCACCACTGCACATATTAACAAAGAATTTTTCACAAAGAACGCCAAAGAGGTCTTAAACTAAGATTATCTAGGGTATTTACTGATCTTATTTAAAAGAGTTTACAAACACTTGATGAAGTTTATAAGATAGTATTAGCTGGTTAAGTTATGAAAGTATTTAGAGTCTTAGTGACATAATCTTATAAGTTAGagatataaaaacataattagaAAGAGTAAATGAATTAAAGTGTATGACAAATTATagcaaattcatttttgtaaaGAGATTGTTGTTCACACATAAAACTTTGAAAAGATAAGTTaggatttttgaaattatgttTTGGGTTGTTTATAAGTTGAAGGATTCAGAACTTATAATCTGttgttttgataaaaaatttttaaaaaaactttaataatattaaacaattttaagCTATGCTTATGAGCTCAACCAAACCcatttttatactactattaagaAATTAGCATTTCCAGATAAGAACTTTGACACACATACATCTATTTGCGTATGGTTGGATGCTTGACGATTTTAGTTAAGACACATTCAAACTTGTAATTGCTATATAAATAgaagttttgttttattttattaatatagatTGAAATGTTGGTTTAAGGTGGAGATTAAAGGGAGTGTGCATGTAATTAAGTGTCCGTACGTATGTAATAATGTATGCATGTGGATGGCGCCAATGAGGTGGTCGGTTGGTGCCCGGGAAATTGACCTTTCTTATCACCCACGTGGCGCACTGATGTCGACGTCACAACTCTTCCCTACTTCGTGTCATTTTCTCATTGGTCCTACGCCCTTAATAAAATACAGTACTATACACATGTATACTCATAAGTACTCCACAGTATAAATGTCTACATTCCCACTCCACTATCAAagtatactactactactatttcaaGATGTattaacacacacacacataggCATAAGTTTAACACGAGATATGGCTTCTTTAAACGCGATTACTTCATCAATAGTGTACAATTCTGatcacttttaaaaataaatgcatgttaatatattgaattaaaattttggttttttattggTGAAATTGATTTAGTTTAAATAGGACTCTTAAACAACAATTAATATAGTACCGATTCACGTATAAGTGGTGATAATATATGGTGGGTGCATATGTGGGcctccaaaattaaataataaagcaGGCCCCTACCCCCTCCTTGCAAGTGGAAACTAAGTATACTTTCTAGTACATAATTCAGTTTGAATTTGATCACAAAGGTAttgtttaaactttaaagATTAAATACAACGGAACTTTAACTGTGACGTAGCTCATTGATTATTCGGTTTTATTACATGAAAGTATAGAACAAGTTAAAAAACAATTGCGGTGAACGTGGATCGAACACGTGACCTTCAGATCTTCAGTCTGACGCTCTCCCAACTGAGCTATCCCCGCCTGATATTTATTTGCTACATAAAGCTCGACATTGAATATTtgtagaaaattaataaaaatatgagtaagtTTTATCTTACtagtttttatatatatattgtttatgTAAATGAATAGGattatatgtaatttaaataaaatacaaatatttaatactttgATTATCTATTTGTATACTTTGGTGTTCTGTTTATTAATGagaatgataatataataatacaaCAATACTAGTTTATGAcctgaaatttaatttatttattaaaatctaacaaattttttatacaggattgttaaattttgtttcGCATACCCTCGTAAATAATTTGGGCATCATATTTGATACTTGACTAAAATTCTAAAACCTCACTTAAAATTGTGTATTACTCATTTGATAGTGTCAAATAACATagcttttattttac encodes the following:
- the LOC125198028 gene encoding dof zinc finger protein DOF5.4-like; translated protein: MPENWAAVNLEQLKSSRMQDMHGIGEEIGAGGRFIGAGDRRMRPHNHQVVKCPRCDSLNTKFCYYNNYNLSQPRHFCKSCRRYWTKGGVLRNVPVGGGSRKTKRSKPKTNASAAADDAEEKSTAQSSSSESSSLTTSAAAVATATATAPPTSSAAAEPIHTTPDSAVMYNFADASFSNVNPIANPSLDQSAEQIFAAEVESFTGMMTSPEELMMELDIATATAPAEKAEGLKMEDIGNEALDWGSSGDGGDQGLFDLTAGVDPDYWSQSDWTDNDQSLNYLP